The genomic segment TCTGCGCCGTGCCCTCGACTCAGGCGCGAAAGGCTATTTGCTGAAGGACTGCCCCTCTGCGGAACTGGCCGATGCCGTTCGCCGCGTGCATCGCGGTCTGCGCGTCATCGATCCCGGCCTGGCCGCCGAAGCCTGGGACTCCGGCCCTGATCCGCTGACCGAACGCGAGCGCCAGATTCTGTGGCGCGCCGGCGAAGGCAAATCAAGCTCTGAGATAGCCGAAGAGCTGCATCTCTCCGAAGGCACGGTGCGCAACTACCTCTCCGAAGCCATCAGCAAACTGGGCGCTTCAAACCGAGTGGAGGCCGCGCGACTGGCTCGAGCCAAGGGTTGGCTCTGATCTCCGTCGTTGCGGCCTTTAGTCAGGCTTCTTCGATGCCGCGCTCGAGCTTCCGCGATAAGAAGATGCTCGCGATGCAGAACCCGAAGAACAGGTAGAAGCCGGGCAGGATCTTCGAGGCATCGGTTGGGATCACCACCTGCTGAATGTTGGGCATTTGGCGCAGGCCATCCCATGAACTCGTGATGACGCCGTTGAATGCCACGAACGACATGAAGATGGCGAGCACCATGACATCGGCCATCGACCACTTCGACAACTCGAATGCAAAGATCTTTACCAGCCGGTTGGTGCGCAATAGCACCGGCCGAATGAGACCCGCGCCCAGCGCTAGCATCTTCAGCGTGGGGAAGACAACGCTGAAGAGAATGACGAGCACGCCGACCAGCTTCATCTCTGGCCGGTCCATGTGGATGAGTGTGTCAAACACCTCAAGGACTGTCTTGCTTCGGTAGTAGAGCGATTGGTCGCGGAACTCGATGGGCGTGCCGAGCAGCGTTGCGTCCACTTTGCTGACGCGGACCTCGACTTCAAGCATGGGACTGAGTACGCCCGCGGCCGCCATGGT from the Occallatibacter riparius genome contains:
- a CDS encoding response regulator transcription factor, coding for MKKIQVVLAEDQAMVRGALAALLETEPDIAVCASAANGREALTAIAKQKPDVLVTDIEMPEMTGLTLAGEVQSRFPETKVVILTTFARPGYLRRALDSGAKGYLLKDCPSAELADAVRRVHRGLRVIDPGLAAEAWDSGPDPLTERERQILWRAGEGKSSSEIAEELHLSEGTVRNYLSEAISKLGASNRVEAARLARAKGWL